From the Gemmatimonadota bacterium genome, the window ATCAGGATCATGTCCTACCTCACGTAGTCAATTTCTCAGTGCCGAAAGTAGAATCAGAGGCAGTGATGCTATCGCTGAAGGGGCTAGCCGCTGTATCGAATGGATCGGCTTGTACATCGCAAAGCTATACACCAAGCCACGTTTTGAAGGCCATGGAACTCTCTGACGATGAAATCAATGGTGCTGTGCGGCTATCGTGGTGTCACCTTACGGATGACATTGATTGGTCACAGATTGCGTCGCGTATAGGATCATTGATGTAACTCGGACAGTGTGTTTTACCTCTAGAATTGTAATACTGCACGCCGCAAACCAGATTAAGGATGCTGGATTTTAGTTGTTTCCTGACGAGATTTGGTTGTACAAAGTGGTCGGTTAGTTTAAACGATTACCGACTGTAATATAGCCAATTGGATCTTTGCTATGGGCCTTAGAGATATCGATTACAAAGAAGACTACAGGTCGGGATACAACGATATTGTCGCTGAACTTCTCCGACCAAGCCTTGAAGTATCAAGTGAATACTGGCGTGCAGTTGGTTATTTCTCCAGTTCATCACTCGAAGCTTTTGGTGCACCTTTGGGTACGTTTATCAAGAATGGTGGAAACATACGATTGGTCACATCGGTTGAGTTGTCAGCTCGTGATCTACAGGCAATTAAGGAAGGGGCAGTTAGAAAAGACGTATGCGAGTCTCGACTCAAAGCGATCGTTGACGAGCAATTCGCAGATGGCATGGGCGATGGCGTAGCACGTTTGTGTACGTTGATAAAGATAGGCAGGATGAAGATCTTAATCGCTGTACCCAAGACTGGCACGGGCGTTTACCATGAGAAGATAGGCGTCTTTCATGATGAACAAGACTACGTTGCATTTACGGGATCCTCAAACGAAAGTCTGAATTCTTACGAGAATAATAGGGAGTGTATTGATGTTTATCCATCCTGGTTAAGTCATAGTCGTGCCGAACGAAAACGTAAGCATTTTGAGGACCTTTGGAATCGTAATGATCTGGGAGTTGAAGTTTATACATTTCCTGAGGCCGTGGAAAACAAACTCCTGCGGATCTCTGAGCAAAAAAAAACTTGGAGTTATCAACACAGGAGTGAAAAAAACGAAGACAAGTGGCGCCATCAAGAGGAAGCACTACAGGATTTTCTTAAGGCCGAACGTGGGATTCTCAATATGGCAACCGGTACTGGAAAAACAAGGACGGCATTAAAAGTTATCTCAAATCTAGTTGAAACCGAAAAGATCGACAAAGTGATTGTGGCGATGGACGGCGTTGATTTATTGGATCAATGGCGTGGAGAACTACTTACCTTGCGACGTCACTTACCGGTCAATTTTAAGGTTTTTAGGGATTACTCAGATTATAAAGATGTACAAAATTTCGTACTTGATCCATTCCGATCGATTTTACTCGTTTCTCGACGCCAGGGAGTGTCTAGAGATCCCTTAACAGCCGCACTTAGCAGCTTGAATACAGTCCAAGCGAATCGGACACTATTGATTCACGACGAAGTGCACAATCTAGGAAGCCCACTTTCCTGCAAACGGTTGTCTGGATTGTCAAATGGAATACGATTCAGGCTAGGATTAAGCGCCACGCCTGAAAGGGAATATGATGGAGACGGAAATGCTTTCATTGAGGAACATATTGGTCCAGTAGTTTCTAGATTCGGATTAGAAGATGCTATACGTCGTGGAATCCTTACGCAATTCAGTTACTATCCACTTGAATATGAACCAGCACCTGAAGACAAAGAACGCGTTCGAGCAATTTACAGAAAGCGATACGCACGGGCTAAATCCGGTGATCCTATGTCTGATGAAGAGGTGTGGATCGAAGTAGCGAATGTTTACAAGACATCACTAGCGAAATTACCTGTGTTCTCGAACTTTATTGCACAGCATAAGGACCTCTTGGAACGTTGTATCATATTCGTAGAAACTCAGGAGTTTGGCGCAAATGTGTTGGACATTGTTCACGAGTATCGTCCGGACTTTCATTCATACTTTACAGGTGAGCAACAGGATACGTTGAAGCGTTTCGCTAGTGGTGACTTGGAATGCCTAGTGACATGCCATCGCGTGTCAGAAGGTATAGATATCAGATCGCTAAACACCGTAATTCTACTATCTTCAGCACGCGCAAGGCTGGAAACTATTCAACGAATGGGTCGTTGTCTACGAATCGATCCGGATAACCCTAAAAAAACCGCCAACATAGTGGACTTTATCCGCAAAACCGAAGATGATTCAGACGGTTTTCCCAATGTAGATGAAGAACGACGCAATTGGTTAATCGAACTTTCCAAAGTGAAGGTCGAGAGTAAATGAGTTTGGATCGCAAAATAACTGAAGCCATAGAAGCCGCGGTTGCGGAAGCTGGACAGCCACCCAGAGTGGCAAAGCGGTTAATAGCTTGGTTTGAATCACTAAACTCCGGCAGTGAGGAGATTAACGATGCGTCACAGGCCAAACTACATTTGGAAGTCCTTTATGAAGGTACTGTTGTGAGTAACGAGAATCACAATAACAAAACCAACGATAAGAACAATGTAATCGATGGTGTTTTTTAACCAATAAGGGCATGTATTTAGGTGTATCCAGGGAGAATGTTAATGTCCGCTGTTCTACGAATCCTGGGATGGAAGGCCGAGGGTTTACGTTGTCCAGATCACGAAATCAGATGTGGATCTGAGAACGGTAACACTAACAATGTTACCCTTGTGCAGATGCCCAACGGTACAGGTAAAACTACGACTTTAGAACTTCTACGCGCTGCGCTATCTGGATCTGCTGGCGACGAGAGGTGGGATCGATCAAGAATTAGTGAGTATCGGAAGCGAGATAGTAATCGCAACGACGGACTGTTTGAAGTGAGCTTACTGCTTTCCAATCGCCGAGTCACCATTAGAATGGAGTTCGATTTCGAAACCAACAGTGTTCTGTACAAGACGTCTCATAGTCGATCGTCCGATAGTCAATCCTCCCAAAGTGCAGGTCAGCGAGTTGGTTTTCATCCTCCGTCAGATTTTAGAAGGTTTATGAATGAGAACTTCGTGAGTTTCTATGTCTTCGACGGAGAATTGGCTCAGCGATTACTTGATCGCGAGTATATGGACGCTGAATCCGTAGTTACAAGCCTGTTTCAAATCGATGTTTTTCACGAGTTATCGAGAAAGGTAGCGAGGTATTGGGAGGAAGAAACCAAGCAAGTTAATGCAACAGAAGAAAGAGGACTTAATCGTCGGTTAAATCGTTTGAAATCTCTGAAAAAAAGAAAGATTCAGTTGATTGCAGAGAGAGACGGGTTATTGAAAGCAAAAGATATACTGATCGATCATCTCCAGAACAAAGAAGAAGCGTATAAAAACGAAATTTTGAAAGAGAAAGCTCTATCTGATGAAATCACACTCGCTGAGGAAAAAGTTCAGGGGGTTCAGTCATCGCTTAGGAACGAAGCCCAAGAAACGCTCGATGCTATGCTTGATCCGCATGCGATTTCATCGGTTTTCGCTCAGTCAATGATGAATATGAAAACCAATCTGGATCGGGTAAAGTTGCCAGAAAGTGTTGCAAAGGAGTTCTTCGAAGAACTCGCAGAAGAGTCCTACTGCGTATGCGGTAGATCAATTGATGATGATATACGAACTGTTATTAAGGTTCGAGCAAAACAGTATCTTGATACTGATGATATCGCTTTTCTGAACTCTATGAAAAGTGCGATTCAAGACGCAGTTGGTTCATCGTTAGATGGTTCAGCTAAGGCATTGAACGAAAGACTAGAAACACTGGGAGAACTAGTACAGAATGAAAGAACGGCCTTAAACGATCTCGAAACTCTTCAACTTGAGGCTGAAAGATCCGATCCCTCGGTGAAAACAGCGCGAGATGAAATCGATGCGCTGACCAAGCACTTGGAAGATATAAATGACAAATTGGAAAAGTACGAAAGCAAAGACAAAGAGCTACCGGATGACAAGGTAAATGGTATAGAAGAGATAAGCAGACGCATTGAGGACGCGGAAACAAAGGTGGCCGAGATTACTCAAACGATAAAATTGAAATCGAAGAGAGATTCACTTTGCGAGATTTTAAACAACGCCCATCAGAAAGCACGAGATTGGATAACGAGCGAGATCTGTGTAGAAGCAAATGAACGAATTAGTGAGTTGTTACCTTATAATAACATCTTGATTGATAAGATAGATAAGTGCCTTGTGTTGAAAGAGCAAGAGGGAGGAAGTGCGGGTGAAACACTTTCTGTTGCTTGGGGGTTTTTGGCGACCTTATTTCACAGATCAGACCACAAACTACCTTTTGTTGTAGACAGTCCCGCAGGGGCGATAGATTTAGCAGTGCGGCCCAAAATCGGAGATCTAATCCCTAAACTGACTGGGCAGTTTATCGCGTTTACGATTTCCTCGGAACGAGCTCAATTTGTTTCACAGTTAAAAAAGGCGTGTACCGACGAAGTTCGATTTGTTACCGTGTTTCGTAAAGGACCGGCTAGTTTTGAGAATCAAGCGAAAGAGATTGATGGTAGTTCTGAAACATCCGATGGTTTTGTCGTACCAGGCGAGGCATTCTTTAACTCGTTTCAACTTGATATTGAGGAGGAGTCTGCCTGATGGCGCCTTTTAGATTACATAGAGACGCCCAAGACTGGTTTTTTAAAGACTTGTACAGTTCTAAATCGTTTAAGATAGGGTTCGATGCTTTTTATTTTTGTTTCATTGCTGGAATCAGTATTGACCGTAAAGAGTATTGCCCACAAAGTGAAACGGAAGAGCTAGTTGACTATTTCCCTGAAAAATACGCCGGTCGAGGTAACTTGTTGATTTCTCTCTTTTTAACCCGAGAACTTGAAAAACTGGGTGTGACAATGTCAGATAAGAAAGAAGTCCACTCGACCATTGCACATCTTGTCAGTTTAGATGCAA encodes:
- a CDS encoding AAA family ATPase, which gives rise to MSAVLRILGWKAEGLRCPDHEIRCGSENGNTNNVTLVQMPNGTGKTTTLELLRAALSGSAGDERWDRSRISEYRKRDSNRNDGLFEVSLLLSNRRVTIRMEFDFETNSVLYKTSHSRSSDSQSSQSAGQRVGFHPPSDFRRFMNENFVSFYVFDGELAQRLLDREYMDAESVVTSLFQIDVFHELSRKVARYWEEETKQVNATEERGLNRRLNRLKSLKKRKIQLIAERDGLLKAKDILIDHLQNKEEAYKNEILKEKALSDEITLAEEKVQGVQSSLRNEAQETLDAMLDPHAISSVFAQSMMNMKTNLDRVKLPESVAKEFFEELAEESYCVCGRSIDDDIRTVIKVRAKQYLDTDDIAFLNSMKSAIQDAVGSSLDGSAKALNERLETLGELVQNERTALNDLETLQLEAERSDPSVKTARDEIDALTKHLEDINDKLEKYESKDKELPDDKVNGIEEISRRIEDAETKVAEITQTIKLKSKRDSLCEILNNAHQKARDWITSEICVEANERISELLPYNNILIDKIDKCLVLKEQEGGSAGETLSVAWGFLATLFHRSDHKLPFVVDSPAGAIDLAVRPKIGDLIPKLTGQFIAFTISSERAQFVSQLKKACTDEVRFVTVFRKGPASFENQAKEIDGSSETSDGFVVPGEAFFNSFQLDIEEESA